One stretch of Bosea vaviloviae DNA includes these proteins:
- a CDS encoding transporter substrate-binding domain-containing protein: MLWGVAAAQAQSLPPLPKAVKDAGVLRIGVRCDAPPFGQSATDGKPVGIEIDIAKQLAVYALGSADKAELTCVATDARIPSLTGRKIDLLVATLGRTPPREQVIDYSTIYYWGSSNVAVLKDSPVQSLAELKGKSILIVKGGNQINWLRNNIPDVQFVQLNNASDSLQALFQGRADAYVTDGTTMALLLGNSPNLRVLKGEVDLGFNGVGIRKGEPEMKAFVDAALARMKDEGLLSKSVKAHVADASLQAQMIRSFETPPPSN, from the coding sequence ATGCTGTGGGGCGTGGCCGCCGCACAGGCCCAATCCCTGCCGCCGCTGCCCAAGGCGGTCAAGGATGCCGGGGTGCTCCGCATCGGCGTGCGCTGCGACGCGCCGCCCTTCGGCCAGTCGGCCACCGACGGCAAGCCGGTCGGCATCGAGATCGACATCGCAAAGCAGCTCGCCGTCTATGCGCTCGGCTCGGCCGACAAGGCGGAACTGACCTGCGTCGCAACGGATGCGCGCATCCCCTCGCTGACCGGCCGCAAGATCGATCTGCTCGTGGCGACGCTGGGCCGCACCCCGCCCCGTGAGCAGGTGATCGATTATTCGACGATCTACTACTGGGGCAGCAGCAACGTCGCCGTGCTGAAGGACAGCCCCGTGCAGAGCCTTGCCGAGCTGAAGGGCAAGTCGATCCTGATCGTGAAGGGCGGCAACCAGATCAACTGGCTGCGCAACAACATTCCGGACGTTCAGTTCGTGCAGCTCAACAACGCCTCGGACAGCCTGCAGGCCCTGTTCCAGGGACGTGCGGACGCTTACGTCACCGACGGCACCACGATGGCGCTGCTGCTGGGCAACTCTCCTAATCTGCGCGTGCTCAAGGGCGAGGTCGATCTCGGCTTCAACGGCGTCGGCATTCGCAAGGGCGAGCCCGAGATGAAGGCCTTTGTCGATGCCGCTCTCGCACGGATGAAGGACGAAGGCCTGCTCTCGAAGTCGGTGAAGGCCCATGTCGCCGACGCCAGTCTGCAAGCGCAGATGATCCGCTCCTTCGAGACCCCGCCACCGTCGAACTGA